One Fusarium falciforme chromosome 1, complete sequence genomic window carries:
- a CDS encoding PUM-HD domain-containing protein codes for MDDLRFRSQQSPRSNDSPMNSLVSPPRNTSRMPGPQVPSHVGAHDHRNNLSRRFTTDSGRVPTLSSLNAMASPQRGPDPGQDYNTMHKVQLIEKKKMEYERIREQRRRFELEMQKLDQQQRREAIELAQMEEEMGRLGGHQSEPTTPPEYRDNSGFPSIFSRPSRYSMSSLTSPPGLFNRPGRSGSQLASPQSGIMQGRFGFEDTTTQMPSRSVPTTRRNSDDEKEEAVRQDPSSHRSTNAINRYSMPVTRSRTGLYDVGLDQTNTTRFLFGDDEPKALGHGAAPDENFPTLVRRDDQIAQLFAEVSKRASITIPPSATSLPPFAFSSDTLRFAQLSASSAALDLALSPSPNPETSLSSRGWSRVVNRHRPQQSLSSINGGSGQVNDLAGLKSRPAAFRHSLDLKYISENAVETGPIMSSPANQNMASPPKLQSSFSANDVPTVKSTATSSMINANANVNANNHAQQHFHNHNASLGRIPAGALPRGHNRELSAESVAVSREQATTYPSIQSALQASAAPFGPSTTTAAPPTSMVSSPAGTPAVNNNFNNGNGFYPVNGYGAQQGVAHPPGAYNVNMIANGMQHMNMNGVNSGNMYPPQNFNGYNSLPYNQGSQPRDSQARVIQHRRQLDNEAMSRYQNMPLDSFTGQIYDLCKDQHGCRYLQKKLEERNAEQVHMIWLETNQHVIELMTDPFGNYLCQKLLEFCNDDERTVLIQNASQDMVRIALNQHGTRALQKMIEYVSTPQQVHLIIEALRFRVVELIQDLNGNHVIQKCLNKLTAPDAQFIFDAVGHNCIEVGTHRHGCCVLQRCIDHASGDQKLWLIQRITEHARVLVQDPFGNYVVQYIIDLNEPTFTEPIVGMFQGCISQLSRHKFSSNVIEKCLRCAQAPSKDMIVEELLGPQEMERLLRDSFANYVIQTALEYATPHQKYLLVESIRPILPQIRTTPYGRRIQAKISAFDNRGSAASSGQVTPADNTQGQIPLRPSHTRGIPSTGPMMQPNTVPNGPVPGMGNHGMRQNMPGYPPNPAMNGQVPAAGAHIQQPHYGQRAPGNFAQPAPAANGTVSSAVNAGANINGSGNTGVPVNATDNTSSGASPANGKVAGGNNANEAEEPQWL; via the exons ATGGACGACCTGCGATTCCGCTCCCAACAGTCCCCTAGGAGCAACGACTCGCCAATGAACTCGCTTGTCTCACCTCCTCGTAATACCTCGAGAATGCCCGGTCCTCAAGTCCCATCCCACGTTGGCGCTCACGATCATCGAAACAACCTCTCTCGGCGCTTCACTACCGACTCGGGTCGAGTCCCTACACTCTCTTCCTTGAACGCCATGGCTTCTCCCCAGCGAGGCCCCGATCCGGGCCAGGATTACAAC ACTATGCACAAGGTGCAATTG AtagagaaaaagaagatgGAATATGAGCGAATTCGGGAACAGAGACGGCGCTTCGAGTTAGAAATGCAAAAGCTGGACCAGCAGCAACGGCGCGAAGCCATCGAACTTGCACAGATGGAAGAAGAGATGGGTCGATTGGGCGGTCATCAGTCTGAGCCCACCACACCACCCGAATATCGCGATAACTCTGGATTTCCCTCCATTTTCTCCCGACCGAGCCGATACTCGATGTCCAGCTTGACCTCCCCTCCAGGCCTCTTTAACCGCCCTGGCCGCTCCGGCTCGCAACTTGCCTCTCCTCAGTCTGGTATCATGCAGGGTCGTTTCGGATTCGAGGACACCACGACGCAAATGCCTTCTCGCTCTGTGCCGACTACGCGGCGAAACAGCGACgatgagaaggaagaggccgTTCGCCAAGACCCCAGTAGCCACCGGTCAACCAATGC GATCAACCGCTATTCGATGCCAGTGACTCGCTCGCGTACCGGGTTGTACGACGTTGGTCTCGATCAGACCAACACGACTCGGTTCCTTTTTGGTGACGACGAGCCAAAGGCGCTTGGGCACGGTGCGGCTCCTGACGAGAACTTCCCGACTCTTGTTCGTCGCGACGATCAGATT GCGCAGCTTTTTGCGGAAGTATCAAAGCGAGCATCCATCACAATACCCCCGAGTGCTACCTCTCTACCACCGTTTGCCTTCTCTTCTGACACACTCCGTTTCGCCCAGCTATCTGCATCCTCGGCCGCCTTAGATCTTGCCCTGTCCCCGTCTCCAAACCCTGAGACATCCTTATCCTCCAGAGGCTGGAGCCGTGTTGTTAACCGTCACCGACCTCAGCAGAGCTTGTCCTCTATCAACGGAGGTTCAGGTCAAGTCAACGACCTCGCAGGCCTTAAGAGTCGACCTGCTGCGTTCCGCCACTCCCTCGACCTCAAGTACATCTCGGAGAACGCAGTCGAGACTGGCCCAATCATGTCTTCGCCTGCGAATCAGAACATGGCCAGCCCGCCTAAGCTCCAGAGCTCGTTCTCTGCCAACGATGTCCCCACTGTCAAGAGCACTGCGACATCGTCCATGATcaacgccaacgccaacgtCAATGCCAACAATCATGCTCAGCAGCACTTCCACAACCACAATGCTAGCCTCGGCCGCATCCCTGCTGGCGCCCTCCCCCGTGGCCACAACCGTGAGCTGTCGGCTGAAAGTGTCGCCGTGAGTCGCGAGCAGGCCACCACCTATCCCTCGATCCAGTCGGCTCTCCAGGCCAGTGCTGCTCCTTTTGGTCCTAGCACTACCACCGCCGCTCCTCCCACCTCGATGGTCTCCTCCCCTGCTGGTACCCCTGCCGTGAACAACAACTTCAACAACGGCAACGGATTCTACCCTGTCAATGGCTATGGGGCTCAGCAGGGTGTCGCCCATCCTCCCGGCGCCTACAATGTCAACATGATCGCCAACGGTATGCAGCACATGAACATGAATGGCGTCAACAGCGGCAACATGTATCCTCCTCAGAACTTCAATGGCTACAACTCGCTTCCCTACAACCAGGGCAGCCAGCCTCGTGACAGCCAGGCCCGTGTGATTCAGCACCGCCGCCAGCTTGATAACGAAG CCATGTCCCGCTACCAGAACATGCCTCTGGACTCCTTTACTGGCCAGATATATGACTTGTGCAAGGACCAGCATGGTTGCCGCTACCTTCAGAAGAAACTTGAAGAGCGCAACGCTGAGCAGGTTCATATGATTTGGCTCGAGACCAACCAGCACGTCATCGAGCTCATGACGGACCCATTTGGTAATTATTTGTGCCAAAAGCTCCTTGAGTTTTGCAATGACGACGAGAGGACCGTCTTGATCCAGAATGCTTCGCAGGACATGGTGCGCATTGCCCTCAACCAGCACGGCACGCGGGCGCTTCAAAAGATGATTGAGTACGTGAGCACTCCTCAGCAGGTTCACCTCATCATCGAGGCGCTCCGTTTCCGAGTTGTCGAACTCATCCAGGATCTCAACGGCAACCACGTCATCCAGAAGTGTCTTAACAAACTCACCGCCCCTGATGCCCAGTTCATCTTTGACGCTGTCGGCCATAACTGTATTGAGGTGGGCACTCACCGACATGGCTGCTGCGTCCTGCAGCGCTGCATCGACCACGCATCTGGCGATCAGAAGCTGTGGCTTATCCAACGCATCACTGAGCACGCCCGAGTTCTTGTCCAGGATCCCTTTGGCAACTATGTCGTCCAGTACATCATCGACCTGAACGAGCCTACTTTCACCGAGCCCATCGTGGGTATGTTCCAGGGATGCATCAGCCAGCTGTCCCGCCACAAGTTCAGCTCCAACGTGATTGAGAAGTGTCTTCGGTGCGCTCAGGCTCCTTCCAAGGATATGATTGTTGAGGAGCTCCTGGGCCCCCAGGAGATGGAACGCTTGCTCCGCGACTCGTTTGCCAACTATGTCATCCAGACCGCCCTGGAGTACGCCACCCCTCACCAGAAGTACCTCCTTGTTGAGTCGATCCGTCCTATTCTGCCTCAGATCAGGACCACCCCCTACGGTCGTCGCATTCAAGCTAAGATCTCTGCCTTCGACAACCGCGGCAGCGCTGCTTCTAGCGGGCAGGTCACTCCGGCCGACAACACCCAGGGCCAGATCCCTCTCCGTCCTTCACACACCCGCGGCATTCCCTCCACTGGCCCTATGATGCAGCCCAACACTGTCCCCAACGGCCCTGTGCCCGGCATGGGGAACCATGGTATGCGCCAGAACATGCCCGGCTACCCACCTAACCCCGCTATGAACGGCCAGGTGCCGGCTGCTGGAGCCCATATCCAGCAGCCTCACTACGGACAGAGAGCTCCTGGCAACTTTGCCCAGCCGGCCCCGGCGGCCAACGGGACTGTTAGCAGCGCCGTCAATGCCGGCGCTAACATCAACGGCAGCGGTAACACCGGCGTTCCCGTCAATGCTACCGACAACACGAGCAGCGGCGCCAGCCCTGCTAACGGCAAGGTAGCTGGCGGTAACAACGCCaacgaggctgaggagcctCAGTGGCTCTAA
- a CDS encoding Ribosomal protein L15, whose amino-acid sequence MGALKYVEELQKKKQSDVIAFLLRVRCWELRQLNVIHRASRPTRLDKARRLGYKAKQGYVIYRVRVRRGGRKRPAPKGATYGKPTNQGINQLKYQRSLKATAEERVGRRCANLRVLNSYWINQDSTYKYYEVILVDPQHKAIRIDPRINWIVNPVHKHRESRGLTATGKKSRGLNKGHRYNKTQAGRRKTWKRHNTLSLWRYR is encoded by the exons ATGGGTGCCCTCAAGTACGTCGAAGAGcttcagaagaagaagcagtcgGATGTCATCGCCTTCCTCCTCCGAGTTCGCTGCTGGGAA CTCCGTCAATTGAATGTCATCCACCGCGCCTCTCGCCCTACCCGTCTGGACAAGGCTCGCCGCCTCGGATACAAGGCCAAGCAGGGCTATGTTATCTACCGCGTCCGTGTCCGCCGTGGTGGCCGCAAGCGCCCTGCCCCCAAGGGTGCCACCTATG GCAAGCCCACCAACCAGGGTATCAACCAGCTGAAGTACCAGCGATCCCTCAAGGCCACCGCTGAGGAGCGTGTCGGCCGCCGCTGCGCCAACCTCCGAGTCCTCAACTCTTACTGGATCAACCAGGACTCCACCTACAAGTACTAcgaggtcatcctcgtcgaccCCCAGCACAAGGCCATCCGCATCGATCCCCGCATCAACTGGATCGTCAACCCCGTCCACAAGCACCGCGAGTCCCGCGGCCTCACTGCTACCGGCAAGAAGTCGCGCGGCCTCAACAAGGGCCACCGCTACAACAAGACCCAGGCCGGCCGCAGAAAGACCTGGAAGCGCCACAACACCCTGTCCCTGTGGCGATACCGATAA
- a CDS encoding Nfu-N domain-containing protein, protein MASSRAPRVVSRTLATLTRSATETTFRAAPRWTRPLSTVRTQLPTATSSSRPRVQLRARPATAPGLAGVGSGVRTIFIQTEGTPNPDALKFLPNHRVVPEGLSTPFIEYLNPRATISPPHPSPLAAKLMNIDGVTSVFYGADFITVTKAADANWAHIRPEIFALITEAITSGETLVNVAERREGETHPEAEEDSLAYNEDDSEVVGMIKELLETRIRPAIQEDGGDIDFRGFDDEGYVHLRLRGACRTCDSSTVTLKNGIEGMLMHYIEEVKGVKQVLDQEEEIALKEFEKFEEKLKQQKGQGQVASAA, encoded by the exons ATGGCATCTTCAAGAGCTCCCCGAGTTGTGTCACGGACACTGGCTACCCTCACCCGGTCCGCCACGGAGACGACCTTCCGGGCAGCGCCGCGATGGACTCGCCCTCTTAGCACAGTCCGAACCCAGCTTCCTACCGCTACATCCTCTTCCCGCCCTCGGGTACAACTTCGCGCCCGACCGGCGACCGCCCCAGGGCTCGCCGGCGTCGGCAGCGGCGTCCGAACCATCTTCATCCAGACCGAGGGCACGCCGAACCCCGACGCCCTCAAGTTCCTGCCAAACCACCGCGTCGTCCCCGAGGGCTTATCTACGCCCTTTATCGAATACCTCAACCCCCGAGCGACCATCTCGCCGCCGCACCCCTCACCTCTCGCCGCCAAGCTCATGAACATTGATGGAGTCACCTCTGTCTTTTATGGCGCTGACTTTATCACTGTGACCAAGGCTGCCGATGCCAATTGGGCGCACATCCGACCCGAGATTTTTGCCCTCATCACCGAGGCAATTACATCAGGCGAGACGCTCGTCAACGTCGCTGAGCGTCGTGAGGGCGAGACTCACCCCGAAGCTGAGGAGGACAGTCTGGCATATAACGAGGATGACAGCGAGGTTGTTGGCATGATCAAGGAATTGCTCGAGACGCGCATCCGACCAGCCATCCAAGAAGACGGCGGTGACATTGACTTCCGGGGTTTCGATGACGAAGGATATGTCCACCTGAGATTGCGAGGCGCATGCCGCACATGCGACTCCAGCACGGTTACCCTCAAGAACGGTATTGAGGGCATGCTAATGCATTAT ATTGAAGAGGTCAAGGGCGTGAAGCAAGTGCTGgatcaagaggaggagattgctcTCAAGGAGTTTGAAAAGTTCGAGGAAAAGCTGAAGCAGCAAAAGGGACAGGGACAGGTGGCTTCGGCAGCATAG
- a CDS encoding HIT-type domain-containing protein: MSTTQQEPDKAAQPTNETPVPDIGAQDTAEATTSSDATPPKPSLCGVCNVNPPKYKCPRCYLPYCSVACNKAHRENHPPDPEPAPKPEQPQPQQQPSGPQQPFDPSNPFRALESSDKLRQLFQKYPHLPDQLLQIHAATLPPPETKSAIPASLLKGLPPKKETWNHDIGIKNGKEALRKARRADGEEGDAIREYSELILHLMNTDNDEADVGNILSQQLAQEDTKLIERLMAQEKR, from the exons ATGTCGACCACTCAGCAAGAACCAGATAAGGCTGCGCAGCCTACGAATGAGACTCCCGTGCCGGACATTGGAGCTCAAGATACCGCTGAAGCTACCACGAGCTCTGATGCGACACCGCCCAAGCCTTCACTCTGCGGCGTGTGCAATGTGAACCCGCCCAAGTACAAATGCCCACGATGCTATCTCCCATA TTGCTCCGTTGCTTGCAACAAGGCACATCGCGAGAACCATCCACCCGATCCCGAGCCCGCACCCAAGCCCGAGCAACCCCAACCACAGCAGCAACCCTCAGGACCTCAACAACCATTCGACCCCTCGAACCCCTTCCGCGCTCTCGAATCCTCCGACAAGCTGCGCCAGCTCTTCCAGAAATATCCCCACCTGCCCGACCAGCTTCTTCAGATCCACGCCGCTACCCTCCCACCACCCGAGACCAAGTCTGCCATTCCTGCCTCCCTCCTCAAGGGCCTACCGCCAAAGAAAGAGACCTGGAACCACGATATAGGAATAAAGAATGGCAAGGAGGCTTTGCGCAAGGCCCGCCGGGccgacggcgaggagggcgatgCAATTCGCGAGTACTCGGAGCTGATCCTGCATCTCATGAACACCGATAACGATGAAGCCGATGTCGGCAACATACTGAGCCAGCAACTCGCGCAGGAGGATACGAAGCTTATCGAACGCTTAATGGCACAGGAAAAGCGCTGA